The sequence CTTCATCTGCGAAAACAACCAGTACGGCATGGGCACGGATTTCCGGCGCGTGTCCGCCGTCCACGACATGCATGCGATGGGATGCGCCTACGGCATCGAAGGGCGGCTGGTGAACGGCATGGACGTGCTCGCCGTCTACGACGCCGTCCGGGAAGCCGCCGGCCGCGCCCGCGCCGACGGCGAGCCCGGCTTCATCGAGGCGCGCACGTACCGCTACCGCGGCCACTCCATGAGCGACCCGGCCAAGTACCGGACCAAGGAGGAACTCCAGGCGTACAAAGAGCAGGACCCGATCCTGATCCTCAAGGCGCGGCTGGAGCAGGCGGGCTGGCTGGAACCGGCCGCCTACGAGGCGCTGGACGCGGAATGCAAGGCGGTTTGCGAGGCGGCGGCCACGTTCGCCGATCAGAGCCCGATGCCGCCGCTGTCCGACTTGTTCAACGACGTGCTGGTGTAAGGGAGAGCGCGCAATGCCCATCATCACGATCCGCGAAGCGATCCGCCAGGCCATGGACGAGGAAATGGCTCGTGACGACCGCGTCTGCCTCATCGGCGAGGAAGTGGCCGAATACAACGGCGCCTACAAGGTCAGCCAGGGACTCTGGGAGAAATACGGCTCCCGGCGGGTGGTGGACACGCCCATCGCCGAAGAAGGGTTCGCCGGCCTCGGTGTGGGGGCGGCCATGACGGGGCTGCGGCCCGTCGTCGAGTTCATGACCTTCAATTTCGCCTTGATGGCCATCGACCAGGTGATCAACAACGCCGCCAAGATGCTCTACATGTCGGGCGGCCAATTCCCCGTGCCCGTCGTGTTCCGCGGGCCCAACGGCCCGGCCGAGTACCTGGCGGCCCAGCACTCGCAGGCGCTGCAGAGCTTCTTCGCCCACGTGCCGGGATTGAAGGTGGCGGCTCCGTCCACGCCGTACGATGCCAAGGGGCTCCTGAAATCGGCGATCCGGGACGACAACCCCGTCATCTTCCTGGAGGCCGAGTTGATGTACGCCTGGACCGGCGAGGTGCCCGACGAGGAGTACCTCGTGCCCCTCGGCCAGGGGGTGGTGCGGCGCTCCGGACGCGACGTCACCGTCGTGAGCTTCTCCAAGCCCATGCGGGTCGTGCTTGAGGCGGCCGACGCCCTGGCGGACGAAGGGATCGACGCTGAGGTGGTGGACCTGCGGTCGCTGCGGCCGCTGGACGACGCGGTGGTGTGCGAATCGGTGCGCCGGACCCATCGCTGCGTCGTGGTGGACGAGGCCTGGCCGGTGGCCAGCGTCGGCTCTCATCTGGCCTGGCTGGTGTCCCGGACCTGCTTCGACGATCTGGACGCTCCGGTGGAGTGCGTCGCCTCGGAGGACGTCCCCATGCCGTACAACCACCGCCTGGAACTCGCGGTCCAGCCGTCCGCGGAGAAGATCGTCCGGGCGGTGAAGCGGGTGATGTATCGCGAATCCTGAACGGTTCCGGCCGGCAGGCCGGGCCGGTGAGACCATAGGAGTGCACCACATGGCCGAAAAACTGCTGATGCTGGCGCTGTCCCCCACCATGGAGCATGGCACCATCATCCGCTGGCTGAAGCGGGAAGGGGATACGGTGGCCGCCGGCGAGGTGATCTGCGAGGTGGAGACCGACAAGGCCACCATGGAATATGAGTCGACGGCCGACGGCGCCCTCCTCCGGATTCTCGTCCCCCAGGGCGGCGAGGCCCGTGTGGGCGACCCCATCGCAGTGGTGGGCCGGCCGGGTGAGGTAATTGAGTCACTGCCGGCCGAGTCGCCGCAGCCGGCGGCGACGCCGGTGCCGGCCGCGACGGATGCGTCCGCCGGATCGCTGGCCCCGGTCGGCGTCGCCACCCCGTCGGTGACCGCGCCGACGCCCCCGGCGTCCGACGGGCGGGTGAAAGCGTCGCCTCTGGCGCGCAAGCTGGCTGCCGATTCGGGGCTCGACCTGCGTGTCGTTAACGGTACGGGTCCGGGCGGCCGGATCATCAAGCGGGATGTGGAGCAGGCGCTGGCCGGAGGCGGCGCCGCCGTGCCACCGGCCGCGCCGCCGCCGGTGGCCGACCAGACGGTGCCCGTGACGCAGAAGCGGCGCGTGATCGCGCGCCGGCTCGCCGAATCGAAATTCAGCGCACCGCACTACTACCTGAAGCTCTCCGTGGACATGGCCCTGATCCTGGAGGCCCGCGAGGCGCTGCGGCATCCAGATGGGAACAAGCTGTCGCTCAACACCTTTCTGATGCGCTTCGCGGCGGAGGCGCTCCGGCGACATCCCATGGTGAACGCCACCTGGGGTGAGAACGCCATCACCCTCAACCCGCGGGTCGACATCGGCCTCGCGGTCGCCCAACCCGACGGTTTGATCACGCCGGTGGTGCGCGACTGCGGCGGCAAGGGTCTGCTGGCGATCGACCGGGAGCTGCAGGAGTTGGTAGGGCGGGCGCGCGCCGGCCGCCTGACGCCCGAGGAGTACACCGGCGCCACGTTCTCCATCAGCAACCTGGGGGCGTTCGGCATCGAGGAGTTCACCGCCATCATCAATCCGCCCGGATCGGCCATCCTGGCGGTGGGTGAGATCCGGCGCCAGCCGGTGGCCGGTCCGGGTGACGCGCTCGTGGTCCGCCCGCTGATGAAGCTGACGCTGTCGTGCGATCACCGGGTCGTCGACGGCGCCGTCGGCGCCGCGTTTCTGAAAGAGCTCAAGGGGCTGATGGAGAATCCCATCCGCCTCATGGTCTGACGTCCGATACCCCGTCGCGAGGAAGACTGCCATGTGCCCGCCGCCCAAGCTGCCGCCCGAATCGATCCAGGCGCTGTTCGACGAAATGGAAAATTTCCAGGACATCGCCGCCCAGCTCAAACCTCTGCCCGGGGAGCTCCCCGTTCTGGATGGCATCGACATCTACGGCGAGGTTATCCCGTGCTCGGGTGCCATCGGCGGCGACCACATCATCTACATCGATTTCAAAAAACGGTTTGACCTGGCTGCGCGGATCCGCCGGGCCCAGGCTGCCCGCCGCTGGCGCGTGGCGCGTCGGCTGGAGGAGAATTACCGCCAGGCGGGCATCCTGCTCGCCGACGTCGCCGGGCACCGGATCACCGATGCGCTCCTCACGGCGATGCTCCACCAGGCGTTCCTGTTGGGGGTGCAGTACGAACTCGAGATCAGCGGCACCATCACGGTGCGCCTGTTCGAGTTCATCAACAAGCGGTTTTACCAGTCGTCGGCCGTGGGCAAGTTCCTCACGATGATTTACGGGGAGATCAACGAGCAGGGCCGGTTCCGGTTCATCTCCGCGGCGCATCCGCCGCCGAAGATCTTCAGCTTCGAGTTCGACCGGTTTGTCGAGATTTCCGAGGACCGCCTCGTCAGCTTTCCGCCCATCGGCACCGTGCCGCTGCGGGATGACGTGGATGTCCGCCGCCACTCTAGTCTGCTGGGGCACAAGGACCAGTACACCGTGAACGAGATCAGCCTGCTGGGTCACCAGGACATCCTGCTTCTGTACTCCGACGGCTTGTCCGAACATGAGAACGCCGCCGGTGAATCGTATTTCCCGGCGCACCTGGAGGCGCGGCTCCGCGAGGTGAAACATCTCAAAGCGCCGGAAATCTGCGCCGCGCTGCGCGAGCACCTGCTGGCGTTCGGCCAACCGGCCGACGACGTCAGCTTCATCGTCATCAAGTGCCAGTGACCGCTCCGGCTGCCGCTCGAGTCGCCGGATCATCCGGCAGCAAACGCCATGCCCCATGAAGCGCCCGACAACCAGCGAACGACCGAACGCCTGCGGCGTCTCGACACCGACGCGGCGCTGCGCCGCCGCATCCGGCCGCTGTGTCGCCTGGCGCCCGGCGGCGTCTGGGAGGACCCGGAGCGCGGCCACCGCGTCGGTGTGCTTGACGCCGCGTGCGGCGCCGATGTCACCCGGATCATGGGGGACGGCCGCGCCCGCTTGGTCATCGCCGATCCGCCGTATAATTTAGAGCTCGGCGGCCGCCGCAGCGGGGCGTTGGGCAAACGGTCGCTGACCGCCTACCTCGAGTTCAGCCGGCGGTGGGTGGAGCAGGCGGCCGCCATGTCTGCCGACGACGCGCATTTGTACGTCTGGCTGGGCGCCGACTGGCGCAACGGCTATCAGCCGCTGCCCGACTTCATGCTCCTGATGCGGGAGCAGCCCGGATTCGTCCCCCGCAATTTCATCACGCTGCGCAACCAGCGTGGCTACGGCACCCGCACCAACTGGATGTGGGTGCGGCAGGAGCTGCTCCACTACGTTCGCGGCCGGCCGTTCTTCCAGGTGGTGTACACGGATGTTCCAAAGACGCTCGGCGGGTATTACAAGGACATCGGCGGCCGGCGGACCCACAACCTGGAACGCGGGCTGGCGCCGACACTTAGGGCGGGCAACGTCTGGGTGGACATCCAGCAGGTGTTCTACCGGCTGGAGGAGAACGTGCCCGGTTGTTACGCCCAGAAGCCGCTTAAGGCGATCCGCCGGATCATCGAATCCAGCAGTCGGCCCGGCGACCTGGTGGCCGACGGGTTCGCCCACGCGGGCACCACGCTGCTGGCCGGCGAACTGACCGGCCGGCAGGTCTACACCTTCGATCTGGATCCGATCTTCGCCGAGATCACCATCCGCCGGCTGGAGCGATTCCGCCAGTCAGGCAAGACCGGCTGGCAGTGGCGCAGTCCGTTCCCGGAGATCGAGTAGCCGTAGCCGACATCCGCCCGTATCGTTTGAGCCCGGCCGATCCTCGTGATAAGATGACGATTCGGAGTCGCGATCCGGCGGACTCCGACAATTCCGGTGGGAGGATCTTCTGGTGCGACACGCAAGTCCTGTCCCCGTGATCGCGACGCTCGTGATCCTGATGTTAACCGGCTTCGCCGGCGCCGGAGAGCCGGCGCCAGAGCGCCAACTGTCGCGCGACGAGATGCGGGCGGTGGTGCAGTTTTTGGCGTCCGATTTGCTGGAAGGCCGGGCGCCCGGCACGCGCGGGGGCGAGCTGGCGGAGGCGTACCTCGAAAGTCTGTTCCAGTTGCTGGGCCTGCAGCCCGGTCAGGGGGCCGGGTACCGCCAGACCTTCGCGCTGAAGGGATTCCAAACTCACGACACGGAGGCCCGGTGCGGCGACATCGCCTTGGAACCAGGCCGCGATTACATGCTGGCGTACCTGCGTGACGAAGCACGGTTCCAATTCGACACCGAGGCAGCCTTTGTCGGCTTCGGTATCAGCGCGCCCGATTATGACTGGGACGACTTCAAGGATGCGGATGTCCGGGGCAAGCTGCTCTTCGTCCGCGTCAACGATCCCGGCCTGTTTGAACCCGCTCGGTTCAACGGGCGGCAGATGACCTATTTCGGCCGGTGGCGATACAAGGTCGAGGAGGCGGCCCGGCGCGGCGCCGCCGGCGTCCTGTTGATCCACACCGACGCGACAGCCGGATACGGCTGGGACGTGGTGCGCCACTCCTGGAGCGGCGAGGAAATCTGCCTGCCGGCGGATCTCGAAAACAACCTGCGCCTGCGGGGCTGGATCACCGAGACGGCGCTGCGGCGGGTGCTGAGTCGCGAAGGCCTCGACCTCGACGCGCTTTGCCAGCGGTCGCTGCGCCCGGACTTCCGGCCGGTACCGCTTCGCAACCGGTTCATCCTCACCGGTCGGAACAGCTTTCGCCAATTCCAGACCAGCAACATCATCGGCGAGATCCCCGGCCGGACCGGCCGGCGCATCGTGGTCAGTGCGCATATCGACCATCTCGGTATGGCCCGGACCGAAACCGGCGACCGCATCTACAACGGCGCGGTGGACAACGGCTCGGCGGTCGCCACGATGGTGCTGGTGGCCAAGCGCCTGGCCGAGCGAAGCGAGCCGCTTCGCCACACGATCGCATTCCTGGCCTGCCAGGCGGAAGAGGCGGGTCTGCTGGGCACGCGCTACTACGTCGACCACGCCGACACCGCCGCCATCGTGGCCAACCTGAACCTGGAGTCGGTACCCGTGCGCGAAGCGGCCCGCGATTTCCACGGCATCGGCGCCGAACACTCCACCCTGGGCGAGTTGCTGCGCGACGTGCTGGCGGCGGAAGGGCTGGCCATGACACGCTCCTTCCTGGAGGAACAGGGGTTCTTTTTCCGCTCCGACCAGTTCTCGTTCGCGCTGCGGGGTATTCCGGCCATCATGCTGATGCCCGGCACCGACTATCCGTCCGGCGTGAATCACCAGGCGGAGTACTTCCGGCTCCGCTACCACACGGTCGAGGACGCGTTCCAGCCGGAGTGGGAACTGGACGGCGTGCGGCAGGCGGTGCAGGTGACCGTGCGGATGATCGAGGCGCTCGACCGCGCGGAGGAGGCGCCGGTCATGAAGCCGGTCAAGGTGTTTCCGATCACGCCGCGGAAACAGCGCATCGACTGACGCG is a genomic window of Acidobacteriota bacterium containing:
- a CDS encoding pyruvate dehydrogenase (acetyl-transferring) E1 component subunit alpha — translated: FICENNQYGMGTDFRRVSAVHDMHAMGCAYGIEGRLVNGMDVLAVYDAVREAAGRARADGEPGFIEARTYRYRGHSMSDPAKYRTKEELQAYKEQDPILILKARLEQAGWLEPAAYEALDAECKAVCEAAATFADQSPMPPLSDLFNDVLV
- a CDS encoding pyruvate dehydrogenase complex E1 component subunit beta encodes the protein MPIITIREAIRQAMDEEMARDDRVCLIGEEVAEYNGAYKVSQGLWEKYGSRRVVDTPIAEEGFAGLGVGAAMTGLRPVVEFMTFNFALMAIDQVINNAAKMLYMSGGQFPVPVVFRGPNGPAEYLAAQHSQALQSFFAHVPGLKVAAPSTPYDAKGLLKSAIRDDNPVIFLEAELMYAWTGEVPDEEYLVPLGQGVVRRSGRDVTVVSFSKPMRVVLEAADALADEGIDAEVVDLRSLRPLDDAVVCESVRRTHRCVVVDEAWPVASVGSHLAWLVSRTCFDDLDAPVECVASEDVPMPYNHRLELAVQPSAEKIVRAVKRVMYRES
- a CDS encoding 2-oxo acid dehydrogenase subunit E2 produces the protein MAEKLLMLALSPTMEHGTIIRWLKREGDTVAAGEVICEVETDKATMEYESTADGALLRILVPQGGEARVGDPIAVVGRPGEVIESLPAESPQPAATPVPAATDASAGSLAPVGVATPSVTAPTPPASDGRVKASPLARKLAADSGLDLRVVNGTGPGGRIIKRDVEQALAGGGAAVPPAAPPPVADQTVPVTQKRRVIARRLAESKFSAPHYYLKLSVDMALILEAREALRHPDGNKLSLNTFLMRFAAEALRRHPMVNATWGENAITLNPRVDIGLAVAQPDGLITPVVRDCGGKGLLAIDRELQELVGRARAGRLTPEEYTGATFSISNLGAFGIEEFTAIINPPGSAILAVGEIRRQPVAGPGDALVVRPLMKLTLSCDHRVVDGAVGAAFLKELKGLMENPIRLMV
- a CDS encoding serine/threonine-protein phosphatase; the encoded protein is MCPPPKLPPESIQALFDEMENFQDIAAQLKPLPGELPVLDGIDIYGEVIPCSGAIGGDHIIYIDFKKRFDLAARIRRAQAARRWRVARRLEENYRQAGILLADVAGHRITDALLTAMLHQAFLLGVQYELEISGTITVRLFEFINKRFYQSSAVGKFLTMIYGEINEQGRFRFISAAHPPPKIFSFEFDRFVEISEDRLVSFPPIGTVPLRDDVDVRRHSSLLGHKDQYTVNEISLLGHQDILLLYSDGLSEHENAAGESYFPAHLEARLREVKHLKAPEICAALREHLLAFGQPADDVSFIVIKCQ
- a CDS encoding site-specific DNA-methyltransferase, which translates into the protein MPHEAPDNQRTTERLRRLDTDAALRRRIRPLCRLAPGGVWEDPERGHRVGVLDAACGADVTRIMGDGRARLVIADPPYNLELGGRRSGALGKRSLTAYLEFSRRWVEQAAAMSADDAHLYVWLGADWRNGYQPLPDFMLLMREQPGFVPRNFITLRNQRGYGTRTNWMWVRQELLHYVRGRPFFQVVYTDVPKTLGGYYKDIGGRRTHNLERGLAPTLRAGNVWVDIQQVFYRLEENVPGCYAQKPLKAIRRIIESSSRPGDLVADGFAHAGTTLLAGELTGRQVYTFDLDPIFAEITIRRLERFRQSGKTGWQWRSPFPEIE
- a CDS encoding M28 family peptidase, which gives rise to MRHASPVPVIATLVILMLTGFAGAGEPAPERQLSRDEMRAVVQFLASDLLEGRAPGTRGGELAEAYLESLFQLLGLQPGQGAGYRQTFALKGFQTHDTEARCGDIALEPGRDYMLAYLRDEARFQFDTEAAFVGFGISAPDYDWDDFKDADVRGKLLFVRVNDPGLFEPARFNGRQMTYFGRWRYKVEEAARRGAAGVLLIHTDATAGYGWDVVRHSWSGEEICLPADLENNLRLRGWITETALRRVLSREGLDLDALCQRSLRPDFRPVPLRNRFILTGRNSFRQFQTSNIIGEIPGRTGRRIVVSAHIDHLGMARTETGDRIYNGAVDNGSAVATMVLVAKRLAERSEPLRHTIAFLACQAEEAGLLGTRYYVDHADTAAIVANLNLESVPVREAARDFHGIGAEHSTLGELLRDVLAAEGLAMTRSFLEEQGFFFRSDQFSFALRGIPAIMLMPGTDYPSGVNHQAEYFRLRYHTVEDAFQPEWELDGVRQAVQVTVRMIEALDRAEEAPVMKPVKVFPITPRKQRID